The genomic segment TTTAGAAAAATTACAGAACTCAAAGGTATTtcataaggaaaaaaatatttctaaCCATTTAAATGATATCGTTTTGGAAAGTTCAAAATGTGTTGATGATATACCTAGAGTTAAATGTTATGGTAGGGACGAAAGTTCATTAGAGGGAATGGAAGAAAGGAGGACTGAAAAACCTGTTAAATCTTATTATaatcaaagaaaaaaaaaaacgaatttattaaataaacaaGACAATGCAATATCAGAAATATTGGATGATATATGTGAAGTTATAGCGCCTGAAGGAAAAGGAAAGTTTCTAAAATTTATTGGTGAAAATTATGTCTACATTTTATTGGAAAATGTaagggaaaataaaatacttaaaaggataacaataaaataaagaacataaatgaaatgtttatatatatttgtgttatTAACTCGTATttgattaataatatatatatatatatatatatgtatgtatgtatattttattatttttaggGAACTTATCATTGTTATCCAATTCATCTACTTAAGTTGAACCGTTCCTTCTTAAAGAATAATTCCATGTTTACCTTAAAATTTGATTATAAGGATATGGCATTAAAACACGCAAGAACTCTtattaaatgtaaaatataaaattcgtatttttatttttatttttattcgtattcgtatttttattctttttatttttattttacatattatatactattttattcatttatttatttgtttattctttttaatatttttatgcagctaaaaataaaaaaaattataaacgCCCCAATTTAATAGCACAGGATAATATGTTTCATGATAATTTTGTTGATTTCCCAAAAGAGTtggattatataaaagattacataataaaaaatgataataaatatttaacatCTTGTATAAAGGAAAATATGGTTTATGATGTATTAGACAATGGGAaatgttcatataataaagaagttTTGAATTGTTTACAAAATTGTAATGATGaggtaaaatattataaaacataaaaatacattactatttacatttatgttTGATTATATGCATTTCTATTATTGTacttttttactttttagattaaacaaaatattaagaTAAAAAcgttgaataatatatacaaattagagaattcaaaaaatatatacatatcctAGTAGGTTACAAAATGTGAGAGAAGCAAATATAGAAATCTTTAACTTTGATAtccaaaataatatatgtgatatGTGGTTGATAGATTATTTactttatcatattttcaatgatataatttgtaaaaatatgtttatgtttacAATCACAaatgatattttatatatttaacgaaatatatttattataaatatatatatatatattattattattattgttattattcgtagtagtagtatttttttttttttttttttttgtatatatgcataatatttaaaaaccaattatataaactgtttcaaatatatatatatatatatttatgtaatataaatatataattttttttttaattttttttttttttttttttttggggaaatgaagaaatgttttataatttaaaatatataacatatggTGTTCATAAATACTATGGTATCGGTTgaatacaataaaaaaaagtacacatgtataaaaaattaaaaaaaaacataaaaagataaaagaataaattaaagaaataaaaataagttaatatgtaatatttaattatatgatacatttatttgcttaatgatatgataaatattttaaaattgtaGATTTTCAAAATGTGTATTTCTAAtattaactttttttttttttttttttttgaaagtATATTTTGCTAGTAAAGAAGTATACATATTGTTATATTGAAAAGGAATAGTATTATTGataaaattttctttaaaaaaaaaaatatatgtataaatatatatatatatatatatatatatatatatgtgcacaCCAAttgtatgtaatatataactatttatatataatatatgtatatattcttatatatattcttacacattttattattcattttattttttttttcttgggGTGTATTGTTAAAATCCTCTTTGTTATGGGATTTAATAAGATTTTTCCTAATATATTTGTAGGTAATATATTAAAGCATGGGTATAAGAAAAGGTTAATCTATATAGATAAAAGAAGGTTCAATACCTTTAACAAATTAAGTAGATCGGAGGAATCTTACGTTATAAGGAAGGCAGAAAAATGTATGAACTATGTTAAAGAGGGATATGAATTAAAGGTTGGTATGTGGTTAAGTACATGTagtttattaatattaggGATGATAAGTATAGGTGGATATACAAGATTAACAGAGAGTGGTTTATCGATAACTCATTGGAAATTTCGTGGTATAAAATACCCAAGAAATGAAGAAGCATGGATTAAAGaatttgataaatataaaaatacaccTGAATATAAGGAGGTACATTATAATATGACATTAGAtgaatataagaaaatattttttaatgaatgGTTACATAGAACATTTGGACGTGCTAttggtttattttttttaagtggtgctagtttttttttatataaaaatgctttaaaaaaaaatatgataaaaaagttATCATTAGTATTCCTATTAGGTGGATTTCAAGGTGTAGTAGGTTGGTGGATGGTAAAAAGTGGATTTGATAAACCTACAACAGAAAATAAAACACCAAGAGTGTCTCCATATAGATTggtttttcatcttttttgtGCATCAGCAATGTAtagttatatttttcttaattctTTAACATTAATTGAACTAGGAAAAATGAGAAAACTTTTTGCAAAAAGTCAAATACCTACTTGGCCAGAATTTTTAAGAAATGAATTAATGCATGAAAtgtatgaaaaaagaaatgtaacaaaaaatatgaaatttgGAATATTTGCTTTTACACTTTTGGTTTTATCTAATATTATGTATGGTGGATTTGTTGCTGGTAATGATGCAGGTTATGCATATAATACATGGCCAAAAATGATAGATAAATTTGTTCCTGATGATGTTatgaattttattaaaagtaaaaagaaaaaatattctcAATTATTTGAAAATACTGCAATAGTACAATTTAATCATCGAATGCTTGGCTATTTAATTGTTTTAAACagtttcttattatattactATTCCAAATCATTAGCTTTAAGTAAAAAGACAAAAAGActcttttcattattaccACTTATTACAACCACTCAATTGATAACAGGTATACATGTCTTGGTTC from the Plasmodium falciparum 3D7 genome assembly, chromosome: 14 genome contains:
- a CDS encoding cytochrome c oxidase assembly protein COX15, putative; protein product: MGFNKIFPNIFVGNILKHGYKKRLIYIDKRRFNTFNKLSRSEESYVIRKAEKCMNYVKEGYELKVGMWLSTCSLLILGMISIGGYTRLTESGLSITHWKFRGIKYPRNEEAWIKEFDKYKNTPEYKEVHYNMTLDEYKKIFFNEWLHRTFGRAIGLFFLSGASFFLYKNALKKNMIKKLSLVFLLGGFQGVVGWWMVKSGFDKPTTENKTPRVSPYRLVFHLFCASAMYSYIFLNSLTLIELGKMRKLFAKSQIPTWPEFLRNELMHEMYEKRNVTKNMKFGIFAFTLLVLSNIMYGGFVAGNDAGYAYNTWPKMIDKFVPDDVMNFIKSKKKKYSQLFENTAIVQFNHRMLGYLIVLNSFLLYYYSKSLALSKKTKRLFSLLPLITTTQLITGIHVLVHHVPIHVALVHQFGGFCILSTLLHLIKRTFK